The Malus domestica chromosome 13, GDT2T_hap1 genome includes a window with the following:
- the LOC103451950 gene encoding serine/arginine-rich splicing factor RSZ21-like isoform X2 gives MTRVYVGNLDTRVNERDLEDEFRMFGVLRNVWVARRPPGYAFIEFDDRRDALDAVQALNGKNGWRVELSHNSTGSGGRGGGGRGRGGGEDLKCYECGEPGHFARECRTRVGSRGVSGGRRRSPSPRRRRSPSYDGCGRRSYSPRRRRSPPRRRSVTPPRRGRSYSRSPPHRPARRASPYANG, from the exons ATGACTCGGGTTTATGTTGGGAATTTGGACACTCGAGTGAACGAGAGGGATTTGGAAGATGAATTCCGGATGTTCGGCGTTCTTCGCAA TGTATGGGTTGCACGAAGACCGCCAGGATATGCATTTATTGAATTTGATGATCGCAGGGATGCTCTAGACGCGGTTCAAGCTTTGAATG GTAAAAATGGATGGCGTGTGGAGCTTTCTCACAATTCTACGGGTAGTGGAGGCCGTGGTGGTGGTGGACGTGGGCGTGGTGGAGGAGAGGACTTAAAGTGTTATGAGTGTGGTGAACCTGGTCATTTTGCTCGAGAATGTCGCACGCGCGTTGGTTCACGAGGAGTGAGTGGTGGAAGGCGTCGAAGTCCATCCCCTCGACGCCGCAGAAGTCCCAGTTACGATGGCTGTGGGCGCAG GAGTTATAGTCCGCGTAGGAGAAGATCACCTCCACGACGCCGTAGTGTCACACCTCCTCGACGTGGTCGGAGCTACAGCAGGTCTCCTCCACATCGCCCTGCTCGTCGTGCTTCACCTTATGCCAATGGGTAA
- the LOC103451950 gene encoding serine/arginine-rich splicing factor RSZ21-like isoform X1, with product MTRVYVGNLDTRVNERDLEDEFRMFGVLRNVWVARRPPGYAFIEFDDRRDALDAVQALNGKNGWRVELSHNSTGSGGRGGGGRGRGGGEDLKCYECGEPGHFARECRTRVGSRGVSGGRRRSPSPRRRRSPSYDGCGRRSYSPRRRRSPPRRRSVTPPRRGRSYSRSPPHRPARRASPYANGD from the exons ATGACTCGGGTTTATGTTGGGAATTTGGACACTCGAGTGAACGAGAGGGATTTGGAAGATGAATTCCGGATGTTCGGCGTTCTTCGCAA TGTATGGGTTGCACGAAGACCGCCAGGATATGCATTTATTGAATTTGATGATCGCAGGGATGCTCTAGACGCGGTTCAAGCTTTGAATG GTAAAAATGGATGGCGTGTGGAGCTTTCTCACAATTCTACGGGTAGTGGAGGCCGTGGTGGTGGTGGACGTGGGCGTGGTGGAGGAGAGGACTTAAAGTGTTATGAGTGTGGTGAACCTGGTCATTTTGCTCGAGAATGTCGCACGCGCGTTGGTTCACGAGGAGTGAGTGGTGGAAGGCGTCGAAGTCCATCCCCTCGACGCCGCAGAAGTCCCAGTTACGATGGCTGTGGGCGCAG GAGTTATAGTCCGCGTAGGAGAAGATCACCTCCACGACGCCGTAGTGTCACACCTCCTCGACGTGGTCGGAGCTACAGCAGGTCTCCTCCACATCGCCCTGCTCGTCGTGCTTCACCTTATGCCAATGG ggactaa